A stretch of the uncultured Desulfobacter sp. genome encodes the following:
- a CDS encoding cytoplasmic protein encodes MEKTVLFAFRGDPLCFIHVLLNALDMKQRGQEGLIVLEGESVKLVGPMSESGHFLNALYQKAKNAGLIYGACKACATKLEALGPIEDEGIPLVGDMANHPSMGAFIEKGYKIITF; translated from the coding sequence ATGGAAAAAACCGTATTATTTGCATTCCGGGGAGACCCTTTATGCTTTATCCATGTGCTTCTCAACGCCCTTGATATGAAACAGCGGGGTCAGGAAGGACTCATTGTTCTTGAAGGCGAATCCGTCAAGCTTGTGGGACCTATGTCTGAGTCAGGACATTTTTTAAACGCGCTTTACCAAAAAGCCAAGAACGCCGGTCTTATTTACGGCGCCTGCAAGGCGTGTGCAACAAAACTTGAGGCCCTTGGTCCCATTGAAGATGAAGGAATCCCTTTAGTTGGGGATATGGCCAACCATCCTTCCATGGGCGCGTTCATCGAAAAAGGATACAAAATAATAACCTTTTAA
- a CDS encoding diguanylate cyclase, translated as MSDYKDKTILVVDDTKSHLAMISAILQDYNLIQCNSGTDALEIVKKKQVNLILLDTNISEIDGYPVCKKLKQDPDTQQIPIIFMTTSTCEKDINKIYEMGAADYVVKPFKHAQLLARVKVQLRLQELIRKLDFLSTRDSLTGIFNRRKFFELGMTLFNRSGQELYVLMIDIDHLKKINDQFGHDVGDIVLKKVANVIKEVLPPDAIFGRMGGEEFSVMYTAQTHELSMDIVSDILETVSKARIPLKDGGSVSCTITVGIGRKYSEFNSLDSLLKEADMTLYEAKESGRNTSIFRER; from the coding sequence ATGAGTGATTACAAAGATAAAACCATCCTGGTTGTAGACGATACCAAAAGCCATCTGGCAATGATTTCGGCCATTCTTCAAGATTACAATCTAATCCAGTGCAATTCGGGGACTGATGCTCTGGAAATAGTCAAAAAAAAACAGGTTAATTTAATTCTTCTTGATACGAATATCTCTGAAATAGATGGATATCCCGTCTGCAAAAAGCTTAAACAGGATCCTGATACCCAGCAAATTCCTATTATTTTCATGACAACCAGTACTTGTGAAAAAGACATTAACAAAATATATGAAATGGGCGCAGCGGACTATGTCGTCAAACCTTTCAAGCATGCGCAACTGTTAGCCCGGGTCAAGGTTCAGCTTCGGTTGCAGGAACTGATCAGAAAACTGGATTTCTTATCCACCCGGGACTCATTAACCGGTATATTCAACCGAAGAAAATTTTTTGAACTTGGCATGACGCTGTTCAATAGATCAGGTCAGGAACTATATGTCCTAATGATTGATATTGACCATCTTAAAAAGATCAATGATCAGTTTGGTCATGATGTAGGTGACATTGTTTTAAAAAAAGTGGCAAATGTCATCAAAGAAGTTCTTCCACCGGATGCAATATTCGGGCGTATGGGCGGAGAAGAATTTTCTGTTATGTATACGGCACAGACCCACGAACTGTCCATGGATATCGTTTCTGACATATTGGAAACCGTTTCCAAGGCACGGATCCCTCTGAAGGACGGAGGCAGTGTCTCCTGTACAATAACCGTTGGAATCGGACGAAAATATTCTGAATTCAACTCCTTGGACAGCCTGCTGAAAGAGGCGGACATGACCCTTTACGAGGCCAAGGAAAGCGGTCGGAACACCAGCATTTTCAGGGAGCGGTAG
- the pta gene encoding phosphate acetyltransferase, producing the protein MANSLYITTTETRSGKSLIVLGIMQLLLKDIRIVGFFRPIINPSPEEVSDHDIDLVLSHFNIGLQYEETYAYTLEEAKQMVRSGRQAEMMKTILNKYKALEEKSRFVLCEGTDFAAGSEAFEFDINAEIIADIGCPALVVSYGYEKEPEEVISSCQLALESLYRKGVDVLAVVVNQVVSDSLHDLKNLLENAIDRPEVLIYTIPETQALSRPSFRNLIPAVDAQVLYGRQGLENQIAGCVIAAMLAPNFLAYIKKDDLIITSGDRSSIVITCIASRLSMSYPDIAGILVTGGIPIPDSIIRLIQGWKELPVPILLTQMDTHTAVKAVDQIYGRISPDDPQRIALALGVFEANVDAGSLRQRLAARKSVRITPQMFEYSLIERAKKDRRHIVLPEGSSDRILKAADIILRRSFCDITLLGKSEAIERRVKELGINLSQARIIQPDAAGWLNDFAQTYFELRKDKGVTLDMARDTMTDPSYFGTMMVHKGYADGMVSGSVNTTAHTILPAFQIIKTLPGSSIVSSVFLMCLKDRVLVFGDCAVNPNPTALQLAEIAVTSAKTASIFGIEPRVAMLSYSTGSSGTGADVEKVAQATVMARKNAPNLPIEGPIQYDAAIDPVVAMTKLPNSQVAGRATVFIFPDLNTGNNTYKAVQRASEKAVAIGPVLQGLKRPINDLSRGCTVPDIVNTVAITAIQAQAGKTSI; encoded by the coding sequence ATGGCCAACAGCCTTTACATTACAACGACTGAAACCAGAAGCGGAAAATCTCTTATCGTTCTTGGCATTATGCAGCTTTTGCTCAAAGATATTCGGATTGTGGGATTTTTTAGACCCATCATTAACCCGAGCCCAGAAGAGGTCTCAGATCATGATATTGATCTGGTGCTTTCTCATTTTAACATTGGATTGCAGTATGAAGAAACCTATGCCTATACCCTGGAAGAGGCCAAGCAGATGGTCCGATCGGGCCGCCAGGCAGAGATGATGAAAACCATTTTGAACAAGTATAAGGCCCTTGAGGAAAAAAGCCGCTTTGTTTTGTGCGAGGGTACTGATTTCGCAGCCGGTTCAGAGGCGTTTGAATTTGATATCAATGCAGAAATTATAGCCGATATCGGATGTCCGGCCCTGGTGGTCTCCTATGGATATGAAAAAGAACCCGAGGAGGTTATTTCCTCGTGTCAACTGGCTTTGGAAAGCTTATATCGCAAAGGGGTGGATGTGCTGGCTGTGGTGGTTAACCAGGTGGTCTCTGATTCGTTGCATGACCTGAAAAACCTTTTAGAGAATGCAATTGACCGTCCTGAAGTTCTGATATATACCATCCCTGAAACCCAGGCTTTGAGCCGCCCATCGTTTAGGAATTTGATACCGGCTGTGGATGCCCAGGTGTTGTACGGAAGACAGGGGCTTGAAAATCAGATTGCAGGATGTGTGATTGCGGCCATGCTGGCGCCTAATTTTCTGGCCTACATTAAAAAAGACGACCTGATTATTACTTCCGGTGACCGGTCCAGTATTGTCATCACCTGCATTGCCTCCCGACTTTCCATGTCCTATCCTGATATTGCAGGCATCCTGGTCACCGGCGGCATTCCCATTCCGGACTCCATCATTCGGCTTATTCAAGGGTGGAAAGAGCTGCCTGTGCCAATTCTGCTGACCCAGATGGACACCCATACAGCGGTCAAGGCTGTTGATCAGATTTACGGCAGGATCAGCCCTGACGACCCCCAACGCATTGCCCTGGCTTTGGGGGTTTTTGAGGCCAATGTGGATGCCGGTTCTTTAAGGCAACGGCTGGCTGCCAGAAAATCGGTACGCATTACACCCCAGATGTTTGAATACAGCCTGATTGAAAGAGCCAAAAAGGACCGCCGGCATATTGTGTTGCCCGAAGGAAGCAGTGACAGGATTCTTAAAGCCGCTGACATCATTTTGCGGCGGTCGTTTTGTGATATCACTTTATTAGGCAAGAGTGAAGCGATTGAACGCAGGGTCAAGGAGTTGGGGATAAATCTGTCCCAGGCACGAATTATCCAGCCCGACGCCGCTGGCTGGCTGAACGATTTTGCCCAGACCTATTTTGAATTGCGTAAAGATAAGGGCGTGACCCTGGATATGGCCAGGGACACCATGACCGATCCCTCCTATTTTGGTACCATGATGGTGCATAAAGGATATGCCGACGGCATGGTATCCGGCTCGGTGAACACCACTGCACACACCATTCTTCCGGCATTCCAGATCATTAAAACCCTGCCTGGGTCTTCCATTGTGTCGTCGGTTTTCCTCATGTGTCTGAAAGACCGGGTTCTGGTGTTTGGCGACTGCGCCGTTAATCCCAATCCCACGGCGCTCCAATTGGCTGAGATTGCGGTAACCTCAGCCAAGACCGCTTCAATTTTCGGTATTGAACCCCGGGTGGCCATGCTATCTTATTCCACTGGATCTTCAGGCACAGGCGCAGATGTAGAAAAAGTGGCCCAAGCCACCGTCATGGCCAGAAAAAATGCGCCGAATCTTCCCATAGAAGGGCCCATTCAATACGATGCGGCCATTGACCCGGTCGTTGCCATGACCAAGCTGCCGAACTCCCAGGTGGCCGGCCGGGCCACAGTTTTTATTTTTCCAGACCTGAACACCGGAAACAATACTTATAAGGCAGTCCAGCGGGCCTCGGAAAAGGCCGTGGCCATCGGCCCGGTGCTCCAGGGGCTCAAACGGCCCATTAATGATTTAAGCCGGGGATGTACAGTGCCGGATATTGTCAATACCGTAGCCATAACAGCCATCCAGGCCCAGGCAGGAAAAACCTCAATTTAA
- a CDS encoding YchJ family protein — MEECPCGSNLAYAECCEPVITDTQPARTAQQLMRARYTAYTIADTEFIFNTTHPDHREGYDHAGTKSWAQNSEWLGLEIVATEAGCSEDQEGTVEFIATFRSNEIVQKHHELGRFSKEDDRWLFTIGDMVKPKPAVSTKVGRNEPCPCGSGKKYKKCCGR, encoded by the coding sequence ATGGAAGAATGTCCCTGCGGAAGCAACCTTGCTTATGCCGAATGCTGCGAACCCGTCATTACTGACACACAGCCGGCCCGGACGGCGCAACAACTTATGCGGGCCCGGTATACCGCCTATACAATAGCTGATACGGAATTTATTTTTAACACAACCCATCCGGATCACCGGGAAGGCTACGATCATGCCGGTACAAAATCATGGGCGCAAAATTCCGAATGGTTGGGTCTTGAAATCGTTGCCACAGAAGCCGGCTGTTCAGAAGACCAGGAAGGTACGGTTGAATTCATAGCCACGTTCCGGTCAAATGAAATCGTTCAAAAACACCATGAACTCGGTAGGTTTTCAAAAGAGGATGATAGGTGGCTGTTCACCATAGGTGATATGGTGAAACCCAAACCCGCTGTTTCCACCAAAGTGGGCAGAAATGAACCCTGTCCGTGTGGCAGTGGGAAAAAGTACAAGAAATGCTGCGGTAGATAA